One Balaenoptera musculus isolate JJ_BM4_2016_0621 chromosome 13, mBalMus1.pri.v3, whole genome shotgun sequence genomic region harbors:
- the CRIPT gene encoding cysteine-rich PDZ-binding protein isoform X2 yields the protein MVCEKCEKKLGTVITPDTWKDGARNTTESGGRKLNENKALTSKKARHLLYVWKKGFGYQKLQANVCLDVLKFLAFRMILLFA from the exons ATGGTGTGCGAGAAAT GTGAAAAGAAACTTGGTACTGTTATCACTCCAGATACATGGAAAGATGGTGCAAGGAATACCAcag AAAGTGGTGGAAGAAAgctgaatgaaaataaagcttTGACCTCAAAAAAAGCAAG gcaTCTGCTCTATGTGTGGAAAAAAGGTTTTGGATACCAAAAACTACAAGCAAACGTCTGTCTAGATGTATTGAAGTTTCTGGCTTTCCGtatgattttactttttgcttGA
- the CRIPT gene encoding cysteine-rich PDZ-binding protein isoform X1 — MVCEKCEKKLGTVITPDTWKDGARNTTESGGRKLNENKALTSKKARFDPYGKNKFSTCRICKSSVHQPGSHYCQGCAYKKGICSMCGKKVLDTKNYKQTSV; from the exons ATGGTGTGCGAGAAAT GTGAAAAGAAACTTGGTACTGTTATCACTCCAGATACATGGAAAGATGGTGCAAGGAATACCAcag AAAGTGGTGGAAGAAAgctgaatgaaaataaagcttTGACCTCAAAAAAAGCAAG attTGATCCATATGGAAAGAATAAGTTCTCCACTTGCAGAATTTGTAAAAGTTCTGTGCACCAGCCAGGTTCTCATTACTGCCAGGGCTGTGCCTACAAAAAGG gcaTCTGCTCTATGTGTGGAAAAAAGGTTTTGGATACCAAAAACTACAAGCAAACGTCTGTCTAG